One Bacillus sp. FJAT-52991 genomic region harbors:
- a CDS encoding YafY family protein: MKLDRLLTMTMILTNRKKVKAQELAELFDVSIRTIYRDVETLSCAGIPVVSQKGANGGISLIDGYRVDKQVLTKEELASLSVAIKSVLTSYEDPHAEAVLEKITGVADETIKQSIDQVFIDLSPWGQNVVLKEQLTLLKQAIRMGHCVSFSYLTSEGRQTNRWIEPHTLVQKGQTWYVYGYCRLRKEFRLFKIARMKDVKEEKESFERKELKLSELPWDKEWHQPQNLVDLTLSFDPQMVTTMEEMFGADSVDREHSIVTVSMPEDEWLYGYLLSFGHRIRVVEPLHIRKIVKERAEEIVALYKEKDEF, translated from the coding sequence ATGAAACTAGACCGTTTATTAACGATGACGATGATTTTAACTAATCGCAAAAAAGTGAAAGCACAAGAGCTGGCGGAGTTATTTGATGTGTCGATTCGGACGATCTATCGGGATGTCGAAACGCTTAGTTGTGCCGGGATCCCCGTCGTTAGTCAGAAAGGGGCAAACGGAGGGATTAGTTTAATCGATGGTTACCGAGTGGACAAGCAAGTGTTAACAAAGGAAGAACTGGCCTCACTTTCTGTGGCGATTAAAAGTGTACTGACCTCTTATGAAGACCCACATGCTGAAGCGGTACTTGAGAAGATAACAGGTGTGGCCGATGAGACGATCAAGCAGTCTATTGATCAAGTATTTATTGATCTTAGTCCTTGGGGACAAAATGTGGTCTTAAAGGAACAGCTCACTTTATTGAAACAGGCGATTAGAATGGGGCATTGTGTCAGTTTTTCCTATTTAACTAGTGAGGGCAGACAAACGAATCGATGGATTGAGCCGCACACATTAGTACAAAAAGGGCAAACATGGTATGTGTATGGGTATTGTCGATTAAGAAAAGAATTTCGATTGTTTAAAATTGCTAGAATGAAGGATGTAAAAGAAGAGAAGGAGTCATTTGAGCGAAAGGAGCTCAAGTTATCGGAACTGCCGTGGGATAAAGAGTGGCATCAGCCGCAAAACTTGGTCGATCTTACGCTGTCTTTTGATCCACAGATGGTAACAACAATGGAAGAAATGTTTGGTGCCGACAGTGTGGATAGAGAGCATTCGATAGTGACCGTGTCAATGCCTGAAGATGAATGGCTGTACGGCTACTTGCTTAGCTTTGGACATCGAATCCGAGTGGTTGAGCCCTTACATATAAGAAAGATTGTGAAAGAACGTGCCGAGGAAATTGTGGCGTTATATAAAGAAAAGGATGAATTTTAA
- a CDS encoding DedA family protein, with product MELESLIAIIEESGYIGLFLWLWLGIFGIPVPNEAIVTTLGFAASSNLLNPIAAFLVTYCGITAAITTSYLFGRFIGRPLLIFFERKNYFSKTLRKSLTIIDKYHAYSLLFSYFVPGIRNFVPFLYGMRKLPFATFALFSYLGVFIWLFVVFTIGYVFEDHIDTMVYYGMETLIVLASILVVTGAAFVWKRKRRNKIRKVM from the coding sequence ATGGAACTGGAATCCTTGATAGCGATAATTGAAGAGAGTGGATATATTGGTTTGTTTCTATGGCTATGGCTCGGTATTTTCGGAATTCCTGTACCGAACGAAGCCATTGTTACGACATTAGGGTTTGCGGCATCATCAAATTTATTAAATCCTATAGCTGCATTTCTAGTGACCTATTGTGGAATTACAGCAGCAATTACAACAAGTTATTTATTCGGTCGCTTTATCGGCCGGCCATTGTTGATTTTTTTCGAACGTAAAAATTATTTTTCTAAAACTTTGAGGAAGTCTTTAACGATAATTGATAAATATCATGCTTATTCTCTGTTATTCAGCTATTTTGTACCTGGTATACGCAATTTTGTTCCCTTCTTGTATGGTATGCGTAAGTTGCCGTTCGCTACTTTTGCATTATTCTCCTATTTAGGAGTGTTTATATGGTTATTCGTCGTTTTTACAATTGGTTATGTATTTGAGGATCATATTGATACAATGGTTTATTATGGGATGGAAACGTTAATTGTTTTAGCTAGTATTTTAGTTGTGACAGGCGCGGCCTTCGTGTGGAAGAGAAAAAGAAGAAACAAAATCAGAAAGGTTATGTAA
- a CDS encoding ABC transporter permease, with amino-acid sequence MLQLIKLEMKKFKFGWYVKGALIATIVMTAMICFIMYIAQREGDLMVKAYQDVFVLIGGMVRATFIVFAAVLIAKMVIEEYRNKTILILFSYPVNRKKMIASKLLIIAVLTFITILLSNIVVAGSFFVLNAYVPIVPFSVTAHQFLEEAIKMIFFAIAAAGASLIALYFGMRKYSVPATIASSLFIVSIACSTNPAFSMVTFIPLQLGLAAIGVMIAYLAIRNIEKDDAI; translated from the coding sequence ATGCTGCAACTAATAAAGCTGGAAATGAAGAAGTTTAAATTTGGGTGGTATGTAAAAGGGGCGCTGATTGCCACCATTGTTATGACGGCAATGATCTGTTTCATTATGTATATAGCACAAAGAGAGGGAGACTTAATGGTTAAAGCATATCAAGATGTCTTTGTACTCATCGGAGGAATGGTGAGAGCGACGTTTATTGTATTTGCCGCGGTATTGATTGCGAAAATGGTGATCGAAGAATATCGAAATAAAACGATTTTGATTTTGTTCTCTTACCCTGTTAACCGAAAGAAAATGATTGCTAGTAAACTACTAATAATAGCAGTGCTGACGTTTATTACGATTTTGTTGTCTAATATCGTTGTTGCTGGTTCGTTTTTTGTTCTCAATGCTTATGTTCCGATTGTTCCTTTTTCGGTCACTGCCCATCAATTTTTAGAAGAGGCGATAAAAATGATTTTCTTTGCCATCGCAGCTGCTGGAGCAAGCTTAATTGCATTGTACTTTGGTATGCGTAAATATTCGGTTCCAGCCACTATCGCTTCATCTCTGTTCATTGTGTCGATTGCTTGCTCGACTAATCCGGCTTTCTCCATGGTGACATTCATTCCCCTTCAATTAGGGCTCGCCGCCATTGGCGTGATGATTGCCTACTTGGCGATTCGAAATATCGAGAAAGACGATGCTATTTGA
- a CDS encoding ABC transporter permease, with translation MLNLMRLEWKKHQLSRYFKGVACCILGIFTAVGLMAWGSKVESDLMFTDYAGFMSLTNISIRITFIIFSAGILSRLVIDEYKNKTMQLLFTYPLPRKKLMQAKLSIVFGFCFFNIIIATLMINILIFFLNPMIGFFETPVSMGEMIATVPTTLIQAFMVAGISLIPLYFGMRKKSTRTTIVSAILIGVVINGAVGDESGQVSLFDFIGVPVAFCLLGLGIGYLSYHKVNKIDVV, from the coding sequence ATGCTTAATTTGATGAGGCTAGAATGGAAAAAACATCAATTATCTCGTTATTTTAAAGGCGTAGCATGTTGTATTTTAGGGATTTTCACTGCTGTTGGTCTGATGGCGTGGGGTTCTAAAGTTGAGAGTGATCTAATGTTCACAGATTATGCAGGATTCATGTCTTTAACGAATATCTCTATTAGAATCACATTTATCATTTTTTCAGCGGGTATTTTATCACGTTTAGTCATTGATGAATACAAGAATAAAACGATGCAATTATTGTTTACTTATCCGCTACCACGGAAGAAATTAATGCAAGCGAAGTTATCCATTGTTTTTGGCTTTTGTTTTTTCAACATCATCATTGCTACTTTAATGATCAATATATTAATTTTCTTCTTAAATCCAATGATAGGATTCTTTGAAACACCTGTTAGTATGGGTGAGATGATTGCTACAGTTCCAACTACTTTGATTCAGGCATTTATGGTTGCTGGAATAAGCTTGATTCCTTTATATTTCGGTATGAGAAAAAAATCAACTCGTACAACCATTGTCTCGGCCATATTAATTGGAGTCGTGATTAACGGAGCGGTTGGTGATGAGAGTGGTCAAGTTAGTTTGTTCGACTTCATTGGAGTACCGGTTGCATTCTGTTTATTAGGTCTTGGAATTGGCTATCTCTCTTATCATAAAGTTAATAAAATTGATGTGGTTTAA
- a CDS encoding ABC transporter ATP-binding protein — MSYLLKTNQLTKVFEGKEVVSGINMHVKKGEIYGFLGPNGAGKTTVMKMMTNLIKPTSGDIEIFGEKLTDTSYEVLKRMGTIIEYPIFYEKLTAKENLSLHCEYMGYYDKKAIDHALDLVNLHNVDNKKVKDFSLGMKQRLGIARAITTKPELLILDEPINGLDPIGIRELRELFKMLCKEYGITLLVSSHILAEMEQMADTIGVIQNGKLIKEVSMESISSGQTEYIEVTVQDVKKAVYILDDQLGLKNYKIMNDKMIRIYEMTVTQQEISKALIMNDIEIESINKKHSSLEEYFINLMNGEGIHA; from the coding sequence ATGTCCTATCTATTAAAAACAAATCAACTGACAAAGGTGTTTGAAGGAAAAGAGGTTGTTTCTGGGATCAATATGCATGTGAAGAAAGGGGAAATCTACGGGTTCTTAGGACCAAACGGTGCTGGTAAAACAACAGTAATGAAAATGATGACAAATTTAATTAAACCAACGAGCGGTGATATTGAAATTTTCGGTGAGAAATTAACGGATACCTCCTATGAAGTGTTAAAGCGAATGGGAACGATTATTGAATATCCGATTTTTTATGAAAAACTAACAGCTAAGGAGAACCTATCCTTGCATTGTGAGTACATGGGCTATTATGACAAGAAGGCCATTGACCACGCGTTAGATCTCGTCAATTTACACAATGTTGATAATAAAAAAGTAAAAGACTTTTCCCTCGGGATGAAACAACGGTTAGGAATTGCTAGAGCAATTACGACAAAGCCAGAGCTGTTAATTTTAGACGAACCGATCAACGGTTTAGACCCAATCGGAATTAGAGAATTACGGGAATTATTTAAAATGCTTTGCAAGGAATATGGCATTACTTTGCTAGTTTCTAGCCATATTTTAGCTGAAATGGAGCAGATGGCTGATACGATTGGGGTCATTCAAAACGGTAAGCTCATCAAAGAAGTATCGATGGAGAGTATTAGCAGCGGACAAACCGAGTATATTGAAGTCACGGTTCAAGATGTTAAAAAGGCTGTTTACATTTTAGACGATCAACTAGGTTTAAAAAATTATAAAATCATGAATGACAAAATGATTCGCATTTATGAAATGACAGTCACGCAGCAAGAAATCTCCAAGGCGCTGATTATGAATGATATTGAGATTGAAAGTATCAATAAAAAGCATAGCTCATTGGAGGAGTATTTCATAAATTTAATGAATGGGGAGGGAATCCATGCTTAA
- a CDS encoding HAMP domain-containing histidine kinase, whose amino-acid sequence MVLFLIIIIVLLFGVIFFQYGMQKKNGENLRYTYEKLHEIVEKQTAEKLLVVTDDQELQKLLVAINHLLEAKQITNADHAKVEMSMRKMLSNVSHDLKTPLTVILGYIEILQTDQMLSEEERQALLKKVQMKTYELMELIHKFFDLAKLESGDKDIELTRVCINEVCQENILSFYDLLTTKGFSVHIDIPEKPLYALGNTEMLGRVLNNLISNAIAYGNDGKTLGMAVRSDEKMVYIDVWDKGKGISESHIDKVFERMYTLEDSRNRLYQGSGLGLTITKRLVEALGGEIHLSSIPYEKTAFTIMLKRVKF is encoded by the coding sequence ATGGTACTTTTTTTAATAATAATTATTGTCCTATTATTCGGTGTTATTTTTTTTCAATATGGCATGCAGAAAAAGAATGGTGAGAATTTACGTTATACATATGAAAAGTTGCATGAGATTGTCGAAAAGCAAACAGCTGAAAAGTTGTTAGTCGTGACAGATGATCAAGAGCTGCAAAAGCTGTTGGTCGCTATTAATCATTTATTAGAAGCGAAACAAATAACCAATGCCGATCACGCGAAGGTAGAAATGTCGATGCGTAAGATGCTCTCGAATGTATCGCATGATTTAAAGACACCGCTGACGGTCATTCTTGGGTATATAGAAATATTACAAACCGATCAAATGTTGTCTGAAGAAGAACGACAAGCATTGCTAAAAAAGGTACAGATGAAAACTTATGAATTGATGGAACTCATTCATAAATTTTTTGATTTAGCGAAATTAGAGTCGGGAGATAAAGACATCGAGCTAACTAGAGTTTGTATTAATGAGGTATGTCAGGAGAATATTCTATCGTTCTATGATTTGCTTACGACGAAAGGATTTTCGGTTCACATTGATATACCAGAGAAACCGCTATATGCACTCGGAAATACAGAAATGTTAGGGCGAGTGTTAAATAATTTAATCTCGAACGCTATTGCGTATGGGAACGATGGTAAAACATTGGGCATGGCGGTAAGAAGTGATGAAAAGATGGTATATATTGATGTATGGGATAAAGGAAAAGGAATTTCTGAGTCCCATATCGACAAAGTATTTGAGCGAATGTATACATTAGAGGATTCAAGAAATCGTTTATACCAAGGCAGCGGACTTGGATTGACAATCACAAAGCGACTCGTGGAAGCATTAGGAGGGGAAATTCATCTTTCCAGTATTCCATATGAGAAAACAGCATTTACAATAATGTTAAAAAGAGTGAAGTTTTAG
- a CDS encoding response regulator transcription factor, protein MQSHILLVEDDQSIQEMVESYLTKEGFVVTTASDGEEGLTKFMQGSFDLLILDIMMPKIDGLEVVRIIRERSAIPILMMSAKDTDVDKAIGLGLGADDYICKPFSMIELCARVKAGIRRSTKYSAPQQQQDDIIQIGNLKIDPINFTAWKKDEVIKLTSKEFELLKLFAKNRNRVFTKAQIYNLIWNEEYYGDENVINVHMRRLREKIEDDPSNPQYIKTLWGIGYKLEVM, encoded by the coding sequence ATGCAATCTCATATTTTGCTAGTAGAAGATGATCAATCAATTCAAGAAATGGTAGAAAGCTATTTAACAAAAGAGGGATTTGTTGTGACGACAGCTTCTGATGGAGAAGAAGGGTTGACCAAATTTATGCAGGGGTCATTTGATTTGCTTATTCTTGATATTATGATGCCGAAGATCGATGGGTTAGAAGTTGTGAGAATCATTCGTGAAAGAAGTGCTATTCCAATTTTAATGATGTCGGCGAAAGATACAGATGTGGATAAGGCGATCGGGTTAGGGCTTGGAGCCGATGATTATATTTGTAAGCCATTTTCAATGATTGAGTTATGTGCACGGGTAAAGGCAGGTATTCGTCGTTCGACCAAATATTCAGCCCCTCAACAGCAACAAGATGACATTATTCAAATTGGTAATTTGAAAATAGATCCAATCAATTTTACTGCATGGAAGAAAGACGAAGTCATTAAACTCACTTCTAAAGAGTTCGAACTTTTAAAATTATTTGCCAAGAATCGCAACCGTGTGTTTACAAAAGCTCAAATTTATAACCTCATTTGGAATGAAGAATATTACGGTGATGAGAACGTCATTAATGTTCATATGAGAAGGCTGCGGGAGAAAATTGAGGATGATCCATCAAACCCACAATATATTAAAACATTATGGGGAATCGGTTATAAGTTGGAAGTGATGTAG
- a CDS encoding DUF4097 domain-containing protein has product MKKFFVIMIIVLAFGTAFFIERDSSQGNSADVTKRIDKIELNIDSSDTTIIAEKRDDVKADFKGKGELSVRKDGDTIEVEMKRKWYQWFSFLKNSELTVYIPEDYDRNLELNIGSGDLTFSGKSKSQPMKLDTVSIDMSSGDMKLANLETTKFEHDASSGKLMVDSLTTKEGNFDLSSGDVKLTRYVGPLEGELSSGDMHVEMEKLVGDVRFDLSSGDVKLDLPDQADFTLKGEASTGDISCDFTLKDQKISNGDISGKHGSGKNKIDVSLSSGNMDIY; this is encoded by the coding sequence ATGAAAAAGTTTTTTGTTATTATGATAATCGTTTTAGCGTTCGGTACAGCATTTTTTATTGAAAGAGACTCATCTCAGGGAAACAGTGCGGACGTGACGAAACGCATTGATAAGATTGAGTTAAACATCGATAGCAGTGATACAACCATCATTGCAGAAAAACGAGATGATGTGAAAGCCGACTTTAAAGGTAAAGGAGAGCTCTCTGTTCGAAAAGATGGAGATACGATTGAAGTAGAAATGAAGCGAAAATGGTACCAATGGTTTTCATTTTTGAAAAATTCAGAGCTCACTGTTTATATTCCAGAAGATTATGATCGGAACCTAGAACTCAATATCGGCTCTGGCGATTTAACATTTTCGGGCAAGTCCAAATCACAGCCAATGAAGCTAGATACTGTTAGCATTGATATGAGTTCGGGAGATATGAAATTGGCAAACCTAGAAACGACTAAGTTTGAGCATGACGCTTCTTCAGGAAAATTAATGGTTGATTCGTTAACAACAAAAGAAGGCAACTTTGATCTTAGTTCAGGTGATGTAAAACTTACTCGATACGTTGGCCCACTTGAAGGAGAACTCTCTTCTGGTGATATGCATGTTGAAATGGAGAAATTAGTCGGCGATGTCCGTTTTGATTTAAGCTCAGGAGATGTCAAGCTCGATCTACCTGATCAAGCGGACTTTACGTTAAAAGGTGAAGCAAGCACTGGCGACATTTCCTGTGACTTTACGTTAAAAGATCAAAAGATTAGCAATGGAGATATATCCGGTAAACACGGTTCTGGAAAGAATAAAATTGACGTCTCATTATCGAGCGGAAATATGGATATTTATTAG
- a CDS encoding FAD-dependent oxidoreductase, producing the protein MRKKVIILGGGVAGLSAAHELIERGFDVTIYEAKSIPGGKARSVSVPYSATAGNTELPGEHGFRFFPGFYRHLIHTMKKIPVDKKKTVYDHLVDAKEMGLARFDKPLVPFVLGFPKSVIHLRTNMKSLFKTNWGLSGHELDFLVERVWQVVTSCSERRMEEYESISFWNYVEADHKSEAFQKMVEGMTRSLVAAKAREASLKTIGNVFSQLLLDSILPGPANDRLLNGPTNDKWIDPWLTHLRKKGVRFVADAECVKINCKQKMISDVTVHHLGRQLTVKGDYFLFALPVETMETLISEEIVDIDPTLQKMKELAKSVGWMNGIQFYLKRDIPIIHGHILCIDAPWALTLISQKQFWPSTNLKKYGNGAIKGIISVCVSEWHRPGILYGKAAAQCTEEEIKKEVWAQLKKSLNTGKTILQDEDLHSSFIDPDMTLKPPNSINHSPLLVNNVNTWKLRPEATTRIQNLFLASDYVRTNTDLASMEAANEAARRAVNGILDTSRSKAQKCKIWEMYTFNLLTPWHIHDEHRFQQGLPWDGKCSMMKRILSTAKYVSLLYVKKFF; encoded by the coding sequence ATGAGAAAGAAAGTGATTATACTAGGTGGCGGGGTTGCCGGGTTGAGTGCGGCACATGAGTTAATTGAGCGAGGGTTTGATGTGACGATTTATGAGGCAAAGTCCATTCCTGGAGGAAAGGCTCGATCCGTTTCCGTACCTTATTCTGCAACTGCTGGAAACACGGAACTGCCCGGCGAGCATGGGTTTCGTTTTTTCCCGGGCTTTTATCGACATCTCATTCATACGATGAAGAAAATTCCTGTTGATAAAAAGAAAACGGTATATGATCACTTAGTGGACGCCAAAGAAATGGGACTCGCTCGCTTTGATAAGCCACTTGTTCCCTTTGTTTTAGGCTTTCCAAAATCGGTCATTCATTTAAGAACGAATATGAAATCTTTATTTAAAACGAACTGGGGGCTTTCAGGTCACGAGCTTGATTTTCTCGTTGAACGAGTTTGGCAAGTGGTGACTAGCTGCTCTGAAAGAAGAATGGAAGAGTACGAGTCCATCAGCTTTTGGAATTACGTTGAAGCAGATCATAAATCGGAGGCTTTTCAAAAAATGGTCGAGGGCATGACGCGATCACTCGTTGCAGCTAAAGCGAGAGAAGCGAGCTTAAAAACCATTGGGAACGTTTTTTCACAACTCCTGTTAGACTCGATTCTTCCTGGCCCTGCCAATGACCGACTATTAAACGGGCCGACAAACGATAAATGGATCGATCCGTGGTTGACTCATTTAAGAAAAAAAGGCGTTCGATTTGTTGCCGATGCGGAGTGTGTGAAGATCAATTGTAAGCAAAAAATGATTAGCGATGTCACCGTCCATCACCTCGGTCGCCAACTAACGGTGAAAGGAGACTATTTTCTTTTTGCCTTGCCTGTAGAAACGATGGAAACATTGATCTCAGAGGAAATAGTAGACATCGATCCCACCTTACAAAAAATGAAAGAACTAGCCAAAAGTGTTGGTTGGATGAATGGGATTCAGTTTTATTTAAAACGAGACATTCCGATCATCCATGGCCATATTTTATGCATCGATGCACCTTGGGCTTTAACACTGATTTCACAAAAACAATTTTGGCCTTCGACTAATTTGAAAAAATACGGGAACGGCGCCATTAAAGGGATCATCTCCGTTTGTGTGTCCGAGTGGCATCGACCAGGTATCCTCTATGGAAAAGCGGCAGCACAATGTACAGAAGAGGAGATTAAGAAAGAAGTCTGGGCCCAGCTAAAAAAAAGCTTGAATACGGGAAAAACGATCCTTCAAGATGAAGATCTTCATTCTAGTTTTATCGATCCAGACATGACATTGAAACCGCCTAACAGTATAAACCATTCCCCGCTATTAGTGAATAATGTGAACACATGGAAGCTTAGACCTGAGGCAACTACACGTATTCAAAACCTATTTCTCGCCTCTGACTATGTGCGAACGAATACCGATTTAGCCTCAATGGAAGCAGCTAACGAAGCGGCTCGCCGTGCGGTCAATGGGATTCTTGACACTTCGCGCTCGAAAGCCCAAAAATGTAAAATATGGGAAATGTATACATTTAACCTCCTTACTCCATGGCATATTCACGATGAGCACCGCTTTCAACAGGGGCTCCCTTGGGATGGAAAGTGTTCCATGATGAAAAGAATCTTATCTACAGCAAAGTATGTTTCATTGTTATATGTGAAGAAGTTTTTTTGA
- a CDS encoding DUF3870 domain-containing protein, giving the protein MYDKNTIFIIGDAKASQNNPITKKYNQYFLAIVVDQTDGKIIDVECSATVDITKHFVRSLFIGRHIDDPSIVEDISQRYFGSSQKALIVAFNDAQKKYQAITALPN; this is encoded by the coding sequence ATGTATGATAAGAATACGATTTTTATTATCGGTGATGCCAAAGCGTCGCAAAATAATCCGATTACCAAGAAATACAATCAGTATTTTCTGGCAATCGTAGTCGACCAGACAGATGGAAAGATCATAGATGTTGAATGTTCGGCGACAGTAGACATAACTAAACATTTTGTGCGATCGCTTTTTATTGGACGTCATATTGATGATCCTTCGATTGTAGAAGACATTAGCCAGCGTTATTTTGGCTCATCCCAAAAAGCGTTAATCGTTGCATTTAATGATGCTCAAAAAAAATATCAAGCAATTACTGCTTTGCCTAATTAA
- a CDS encoding DUF819 domain-containing protein produces MIQDGFMYLSVLVAMAALMVAFEKRFSTNKFFKFIPGIVLIYIGAAAMQTCGLFADNEAIAAMYADVKGALLPAMLAIMLLKCDIRSIIKLGPRMLGGYLVAVVSIMFGFIIVYALFQNFYVDGTWKAFGALAGSWTGGSANMVALQDILQVPENIFGYALMMDTINYAVWVMFMFWLVPFAGAFNRWTKADIGFIQQGFDEIAAANEEEKTGPQFQHILYLLGIGLLISSLSIFAGEHLPEVGAVINGTSWTIMIASVIGLVLAQTPVAKIPGALDVSNVMLYIIIALIASQSDFSNIAQAPIYLVSGFLIMLMHLIIMLLLGKLFKYDLFTLGVASLANIGGMASAPMLAAAYSRTLIPVGVIMALMGSFLGTYFGMIVAKILAFL; encoded by the coding sequence ATGATTCAAGATGGATTTATGTATCTGAGTGTGCTTGTTGCGATGGCAGCTCTGATGGTAGCTTTTGAAAAGCGATTTAGTACGAACAAATTCTTTAAATTTATACCGGGTATTGTTCTGATTTATATCGGAGCCGCTGCGATGCAGACATGCGGGTTATTTGCGGATAATGAGGCTATTGCAGCTATGTACGCAGATGTTAAAGGGGCTTTGCTCCCAGCAATGCTCGCCATCATGTTATTAAAATGCGATATACGAAGCATCATTAAACTTGGTCCAAGAATGCTTGGCGGATATCTTGTTGCAGTTGTCAGTATCATGTTTGGATTTATCATTGTGTATGCTCTTTTCCAGAATTTCTATGTGGATGGTACTTGGAAGGCTTTCGGGGCACTTGCTGGAAGTTGGACAGGTGGATCAGCAAATATGGTGGCCCTTCAAGACATATTGCAAGTACCCGAAAATATTTTTGGTTATGCTCTTATGATGGACACAATCAATTATGCCGTTTGGGTAATGTTCATGTTTTGGCTCGTTCCATTCGCTGGAGCATTTAATCGTTGGACAAAGGCAGATATCGGATTTATCCAACAAGGATTTGATGAGATTGCAGCTGCAAATGAAGAGGAAAAAACAGGACCTCAATTCCAGCATATCTTGTATTTACTTGGTATTGGTCTCTTAATATCTTCTTTATCCATCTTTGCGGGTGAGCATTTGCCTGAAGTTGGAGCTGTTATTAATGGAACAAGCTGGACCATTATGATCGCTTCGGTGATTGGATTAGTATTAGCTCAAACACCAGTAGCTAAAATTCCAGGAGCTCTTGATGTTTCTAATGTCATGCTTTATATCATTATTGCTCTTATTGCATCACAATCTGATTTTTCAAATATTGCTCAAGCACCAATTTATCTAGTATCTGGTTTTCTTATCATGCTCATGCACTTAATTATCATGTTACTTTTAGGGAAGCTATTTAAATATGATCTATTTACACTTGGAGTTGCGAGTCTGGCGAATATTGGGGGTATGGCCTCAGCACCAATGTTAGCTGCTGCATATAGTCGAACACTAATTCCAGTTGGCGTCATCATGGCTCTCATGGGCTCATTCCTCGGTACTTATTTTGGTATGATTGTCGCTAAAATTTTGGCCTTTCTATAA
- a CDS encoding dipeptide epimerase: MIIKDLQVNRRKIPLFMPFKTALRTATEIESIDVTLTLENGIIGRGAAAPTFVITGDSSESIEAALMGPIKDVLIGSDIGHFQTALQGIQSCCVGNPSAKAAADIALHDAYCKLLNVPLHAFLGDKKSLQTCMTIGVDTPEKMADDAKRNIDLGFKVLKVKVGANPSLDIDRIEAIRDVVPKAVKLRLDANQGWAPKQAVQLINDMEKKGLGIEFIEQPVASHDLEGLKFVTERVGIPVMADESLFSAKDTLKLVSGRYVDLLNIKLMKCGGISNAWKIASIAETNGVACMIGSMMEPALSVAAAAHFAAAHPNVKYFDLDAPLWLSEEPEELSYVSEKVILSDLPGIGSVNAVPNTVKG; the protein is encoded by the coding sequence GTGATTATCAAAGATTTACAAGTCAACCGAAGAAAAATACCGTTATTTATGCCCTTTAAAACAGCTTTAAGAACAGCAACAGAAATAGAAAGTATTGATGTTACTTTGACTCTTGAGAATGGGATCATAGGGAGGGGGGCGGCTGCACCGACCTTCGTTATTACGGGTGACTCTTCCGAAAGCATTGAGGCAGCTCTTATGGGACCAATAAAAGATGTGCTCATCGGAAGTGATATCGGTCATTTTCAAACTGCACTTCAGGGCATTCAATCTTGCTGTGTTGGTAATCCAAGTGCAAAAGCCGCGGCAGATATCGCTTTGCATGATGCCTATTGTAAATTGCTAAATGTGCCGTTACATGCCTTTCTTGGAGATAAAAAGTCACTTCAAACATGTATGACTATTGGGGTCGATACACCAGAAAAGATGGCGGATGATGCTAAAAGAAATATAGATTTGGGGTTTAAGGTTTTAAAAGTAAAAGTAGGGGCGAACCCTAGTCTTGATATTGATCGCATCGAAGCTATTCGAGATGTTGTTCCGAAAGCAGTTAAGCTCCGTCTGGATGCTAATCAGGGATGGGCGCCAAAACAAGCCGTCCAATTGATAAACGATATGGAAAAAAAGGGTTTAGGAATCGAATTTATTGAACAACCTGTTGCAAGTCATGATTTAGAAGGATTGAAATTCGTCACGGAACGTGTTGGCATCCCAGTTATGGCAGATGAAAGTCTTTTTTCAGCCAAAGACACATTAAAGCTTGTTTCTGGACGTTATGTTGATCTATTAAATATTAAACTTATGAAATGTGGCGGTATTTCAAATGCTTGGAAGATTGCTAGCATTGCTGAGACAAATGGTGTTGCTTGTATGATTGGTAGCATGATGGAACCTGCACTTTCGGTCGCTGCAGCAGCCCATTTTGCGGCGGCCCATCCGAACGTGAAATATTTTGATTTAGATGCTCCATTGTGGCTATCTGAAGAACCAGAGGAACTCTCTTATGTTAGTGAAAAAGTTATTTTATCCGATTTACCTGGTATCGGTTCAGTCAACGCAGTACCTAACACTGTCAAAGGTTAA